The Cucumis melo cultivar AY chromosome 5, USDA_Cmelo_AY_1.0, whole genome shotgun sequence genome has a segment encoding these proteins:
- the LOC103485871 gene encoding probable disease resistance protein At4g27220 isoform X3 has product MDMSAGAILNPIGEKIANCTVDPVFRQLDYLFHFKTNVNRLKDQGKKLVETRDFVQHSVDSAKTNGDEIEVTVTEWLTIADQFSQDVDRFFIEANGRSLRWWNMLSRHRFSRRATKLAGVVDEAIQGGSFERVGFRKPPQEIMTLRNKFEAFESRVLILKEIIEALGDANARVIVVHGMAGVGKTTLVEEIARLAKEGKLFDAIAMVTVKQTPNIKKIQGEIADQLGLKFEEEKDRIRADRLRRRLEMEKKVLLVLDDVWSKLDLEAVGISSHHKGCKILATSRKDDVFFNDFGNQKNIYINILSKKEARDFFNKVACDSVESSDDTDPEMEAVATELADECGGLPLSLATVGQALKGKGLPSWNDALQGMKFPGEPSNYGVNKVAYLSLKVSYKSLNTDEARSLFLLCSLFPEDYQINIKYLLMYAMGLGLLNAMSSLAMAKWRILSLVDELKTSHLLLDGADSDFVKMHDIVRDTAILIASKMKSKYLVRHGAGESLWPPMDEFKDYTAISLDCSDHSELPEFICPQLRFLLLVGKRTSLRLPEKFFAGMQELRVLDLTGLCIQRLPPSIDQLVNLQTLCLDDCVLPDMSIVGELKKLEILSLRASDIIALPRVIGELTNLKMLNLSDCSKLKVIPGNLLSRLTGLSELYMDNSFKHWNVGQVEGYVNARISELDNLPRLTTLHVHIPNPTILPNASVFRKLSGYRILIGDGWDWSGNYETSRTLKLKLDSSIQREDAIQALLENIEDLYLDELESVKNILFSLGYKGFPKLKCLRVKNNGEIVTVVNSDTMHHPHSAFPLLESLFLKNLAELGSICRGKLPQMSFRNLKRVKVESCDRLKFVFPSFMVRGLIHLQSLEISECGIIETIVSKSKETEMQINGDKWDKNMIEFPELRSLVLQHLPALMGFYCHDCITVPSTKVDSRQTIFTIEPSFLPLLSQQVSFPKLETLKLHALESGKIWQDQLPSSFYGVKNLTSLSLEGCASVKYLMTITVAKSLVNLERLELNDCKLMKAIIISEDQDLDNNYPSKSILQSKDVFPNLESLLISRMDALETLWVNEAASGSFTKLKKVDIRHCKKLETIFPNYMLNRVTNLERLNVTDCSSLVEIFQVKKIPVINANQVTAVGANHLKELKLLRLPKLKHIWSSDPHKFLSYPSLQLVHTIHCQSLLNLFPVSIAKDLVRLEVLKIQFCGVEEIVAKRGDDGDGDDDASFVLSGLTSLTLWNLFEFKRFYPGRYTLECPSLTALDVRHCKSFKLMEGTLENSSSISSAVEKVKVYMRGIPTRDKKNP; this is encoded by the exons ATGGACATGTCTGCCGGCGCCATTCTTAATCCAATCGGAGAAAAAATCGCCAACTGCACGGTGGATCCCGTTTTCCGGCAACTAGATTATTTGTTCCACTTTAAAACCAATGTGAATCGTCTCAAAGATCAAGGCAAGAAGCTGGTGGAAACCAGAGATTTTGTTCAACATTCTGTCGACTCCGCCAAAACCAATGGAGATGAGATCGAAGTTACGGTCACTGAATGGTTGACCATAGCTGATCAATTTAGTCAAGATGTCGATAGGTTTTTCATCGAAGCCAACGGCCGAAGTCTTCGATGGTGGAATATGTTATCACGCCATCGATTTAGTAGAAGAGCTACGAAATTGGCTGGGGTAGTTGATGAAGCCATTCAAGGTGGGAGTTTCGAGAGAGTTGGGTTCCGCAAACCTCCACAAGAAATTATGACGCTAAGGAACAAGTTCGAAGCCTTTGAATCTAGGGTTTTGATTCTGAAGGAGATAATTGAAGCGCTTGGCGATGCTAATGCGAGGGTGATTGTGGTACATGGGATGGCGGGAGTTGGGAAAACCACCCTAGTTGAAGAAATTGCAAGATTGGCTAAGGAGGGAAAGCTTTTTGATGCTATAGCAATGGTGACTGTAAAGCAGACTCCAAACATTAAGAAAATACAGGGGGAGATTGCTGATCAGTTAGGGTTGAAATTTGAAGAGGAAAAGGATCGAATTAGGGCTGATCGACTACGTCGAAGGTTAGAGATGGAGAAGAAGGTGTTACTGGTTTTGGATGATGTTTGGAGTAAGCTTGATTTGGAAGCTGTTGGAATTTCTAGTCATCACAAGGGATGTAAGATACTTGCAACTTCTAGAAAGGATGACGTGTTTTTCAATGATTTTGGTAAtcagaaaaatatatatatcaatattctgTCAAAAAAAGAAGCAAGGGATTTTTTCAACAAGGTGGCATGTGATTCTGTTGAATCTTCTGATGATACTGATCCTGAAATGGAAGCTGTTGCTACTGAATTGGCAGATGAATGTGGAGGATTGCCACTTTCTCTTGCAACTGTTGGACAAGCCTTAAAAGGTAAAGGGCTTCCAAGTTGGAATGATGCCTTGCAAGGAATGAAGTTTCCTGGTGAACCCAGTAACTATGGGGTGAATAAAGTGGCATATTTGTCTCTGAAAGTGAGTTATAAATCTCTAAACACAGATGAAGCCAGATCATTATTCTTACTATGTAGCTTGTTTCCAGAAGATTATCAAATTAACATCAAATACTTGTTGATGTATGCCATGGGTTTGGGGTTATTAAACGCCATGAGTTCTCTAGCAATGGCAAAATGGAGAATACTTTCTTTGGTTGATGAGCTCAAAACTTCTCACTTGTTGCTTGATGGGGCTGATAGCGATTTTGTGAAAATGCACGATATAGTTCGAGACACAGCAATTTTGATTGCGTCGAAAATGAAGTCCAAATATTTGGTTAGACATGGTGCTGGAGAGAGTTTGTGGCCCCCAATGGATGAGTTCAAAGATTACACTGCAATCTCATTAGATTGCAGTGATCACTCGGAACTCCCAGAATTTATATGTCCACAGCTTAGATTCTTATTACTGGTAGGAAAAAGAACATCTTTGCGATTACCTGAAAAGTTTTTTGCAGGTATGCAGGAACTAAGAGTTTTAGATCTCACTGGCTTATGTATTCAGCGGCTTCCACCATCAATCGACCAACTGGTAAATCTTCAAACACTGTGTTTAGATGACTGTGTTTTGCCAGACATGTCTATAGTTGGTGAATTGAAAAAGCTTGAAATTCTTAGCTTGAGAGCATCTGATATTATTGCACTTCCTAGAGTAATTGGGGAACTTACCAATTTGAAGATGTTGAATTTGTCTGATTGTTCTAAACTCAAGGTGATCCCTGGTAACCTGTTATCTAGGTTGACAGGGTTGTCTGAGCTATACATGGACAATAGTTTTAAACATTGGAATGTAGGACAGGTGGAAGGTTATGTTAATGCAAGGATTTCTGAATTAGACAACCTGCCACGGCTGACCACTCTACATGTGCATATTCCAAATCCCACCATTCTACCAAATGCCTCTGTCTTTAGAAAATTGAGTGGTTACAGAATACTAATTGGAGATGGATGGGATTGGTCTGGCAATTATGAAACTTCAAGGACCTTGAAACTCAAGCTTGATAGTAGCATTCAGAGAGAGGATGCAATTCAAGCACTTCTAGAGAATATTGAAGATCTGTATCTAGATGAATTAGAAAGTGTCAAGAATATTCTATTCAGTCTAGGCTATAAAGGCTTTCCGAAATTGAAATGTTTACGTGTCAAAAACAATGGTGAAATTGTGACGGTTGTCAACTCGGATACCATGCATCATCCACACAGTGCCTTTCCATTGTTGGAGTCCTTATTTCTGAAAAATTTAGCTGAACTTGGAAGCATTTGTCGTGGAAAGCTTCCACAAATGTCCTTCCGTAACTTGAAAAGAGTAAAAGTTGAAAGTTGTGACagattaaaatttgttttcccATCTTTCATGGTCAGAGGCCTTATACATCTTCAAAGCCTCGAGATTAGTGAATGTGGCATCATAGAAACTATAGTTTCGAAAAGCAAAGAAACAGAAATGCAAATCAATGGTGATAAGTGGGATAAGAACATGATTGAGTTTCCTGAATTGCGTTCTCTGGTACTTCAACATCTCCCAGCGCTTATGGGTTTCTATTGTCATGATTGCATAACGGTGCCTTCAACTAAAGTGGATTCACGTCAAACAATTTTTACTATTGAACCTAGTTTTCTTCCACTTCTCAGTCAACAG GTTTCCTTCCCCAAATTGGAGACATTAAAATTACATGCTTTGGAATCGGGAAAGATATGGCAGGATCAACTTCCTTCTAGCTTTTATGGCGTTAAGAATCTAACTTCTTTGAGTCTGGAGGGTTGTGCTTCAGTAAAATATTTAATGACAATCACTGTGGCTAAAAGCCTTGTGAATCTTGAACGCCTCGAACTAAACGACTGTAAGTTGATGAAAGCTATAATCATTTCAGAAGATCAAGATCTGGACAACAATTACCCTTCCAAATCTATCTTGCAGAGCAAG GATGTTTTTCCGAACCTGGAGTCCCTCTTAATCTCTCGCATGGATGCTTTGGAGACATTATGGGTCAATGAAGCTGCTTCAGGATCCTTCACAAAGCTGAAAAAAGTGGACATCAGACATTGCAAAAAACTAGAGACAATCTTTCCAAATTACATGCTGAACAGAGTGACAAATCTCGAGAGATTAAACGTTACAGATTGCAGTTCCCTAGTGGAGATATTTCAAGTGAAGAAAATCCCAGTTATCAATGCCAACCAAGTAACAGCCGTTGGAGCTAACCATTTGAAAGAGTTGAAGCTGCTTCGTCTACCTAAGCTAAAGCACATATGGAGCTCGGATCCACACAAATTCTTAAGCTATCCATCTCTCCAACTTGTTCATACAATTCATTGTCAAAGCCTTTTGAATCTCTTCCCTGTATCCATAGCTAAGGATCTTGTACGACTTGAAGTGCTTAAAATACAGTTCTGTGGAGTTGAGGAAATTGTTGCTAAACGAGGAGATGATGGAGATGGAGATGATGATGCGTCGTTTGTGTTGAGTGGGTTGACATCATTGACTCTTTGGAATTTGTTCGAGTTCAAGAGGTTTTATCCAGGGAGATATACTTTAGAATGTCCATCATTGACAGCGCTAGATGTACGCCACTGCAAATCATTCAAGTTGATGGAAGGAACTTTGGAAAATTCATCATCAATCTCATCCGCGGTTGAAAAG GTAAAGGTATATATGAGAGGCATACCAACGAGGGACAAGAAGAATCCGTGA
- the LOC103485871 gene encoding probable disease resistance protein At4g27220 isoform X1 has translation MDMSAGAILNPIGEKIANCTVDPVFRQLDYLFHFKTNVNRLKDQGKKLVETRDFVQHSVDSAKTNGDEIEVTVTEWLTIADQFSQDVDRFFIEANGRSLRWWNMLSRHRFSRRATKLAGVVDEAIQGGSFERVGFRKPPQEIMTLRNKFEAFESRVLILKEIIEALGDANARVIVVHGMAGVGKTTLVEEIARLAKEGKLFDAIAMVTVKQTPNIKKIQGEIADQLGLKFEEEKDRIRADRLRRRLEMEKKVLLVLDDVWSKLDLEAVGISSHHKGCKILATSRKDDVFFNDFGNQKNIYINILSKKEARDFFNKVACDSVESSDDTDPEMEAVATELADECGGLPLSLATVGQALKGKGLPSWNDALQGMKFPGEPSNYGVNKVAYLSLKVSYKSLNTDEARSLFLLCSLFPEDYQINIKYLLMYAMGLGLLNAMSSLAMAKWRILSLVDELKTSHLLLDGADSDFVKMHDIVRDTAILIASKMKSKYLVRHGAGESLWPPMDEFKDYTAISLDCSDHSELPEFICPQLRFLLLVGKRTSLRLPEKFFAGMQELRVLDLTGLCIQRLPPSIDQLVNLQTLCLDDCVLPDMSIVGELKKLEILSLRASDIIALPRVIGELTNLKMLNLSDCSKLKVIPGNLLSRLTGLSELYMDNSFKHWNVGQVEGYVNARISELDNLPRLTTLHVHIPNPTILPNASVFRKLSGYRILIGDGWDWSGNYETSRTLKLKLDSSIQREDAIQALLENIEDLYLDELESVKNILFSLGYKGFPKLKCLRVKNNGEIVTVVNSDTMHHPHSAFPLLESLFLKNLAELGSICRGKLPQMSFRNLKRVKVESCDRLKFVFPSFMVRGLIHLQSLEISECGIIETIVSKSKETEMQINGDKWDKNMIEFPELRSLVLQHLPALMGFYCHDCITVPSTKVDSRQTIFTIEPSFLPLLSQQVSFPKLETLKLHALESGKIWQDQLPSSFYGVKNLTSLSLEGCASVKYLMTITVAKSLVNLERLELNDCKLMKAIIISEDQDLDNNYPSKSILQSKDVFPNLESLLISRMDALETLWVNEAASGSFTKLKKVDIRHCKKLETIFPNYMLNRVTNLERLNVTDCSSLVEIFQVKKIPVINANQVTAVGANHLKELKLLRLPKLKHIWSSDPHKFLSYPSLQLVHTIHCQSLLNLFPVSIAKDLVRLEVLKIQFCGVEEIVAKRGDDGDGDDDASFVLSGLTSLTLWNLFEFKRFYPGRYTLECPSLTALDVRHCKSFKLMEGTLENSSSISSAVEKVGDEQSSLRGELERRESNVLKETSTRKEEITTIVQDVVEAELSELRAQLQALVVGQNQLMERLAQLTTISHEPLSK, from the exons ATGGACATGTCTGCCGGCGCCATTCTTAATCCAATCGGAGAAAAAATCGCCAACTGCACGGTGGATCCCGTTTTCCGGCAACTAGATTATTTGTTCCACTTTAAAACCAATGTGAATCGTCTCAAAGATCAAGGCAAGAAGCTGGTGGAAACCAGAGATTTTGTTCAACATTCTGTCGACTCCGCCAAAACCAATGGAGATGAGATCGAAGTTACGGTCACTGAATGGTTGACCATAGCTGATCAATTTAGTCAAGATGTCGATAGGTTTTTCATCGAAGCCAACGGCCGAAGTCTTCGATGGTGGAATATGTTATCACGCCATCGATTTAGTAGAAGAGCTACGAAATTGGCTGGGGTAGTTGATGAAGCCATTCAAGGTGGGAGTTTCGAGAGAGTTGGGTTCCGCAAACCTCCACAAGAAATTATGACGCTAAGGAACAAGTTCGAAGCCTTTGAATCTAGGGTTTTGATTCTGAAGGAGATAATTGAAGCGCTTGGCGATGCTAATGCGAGGGTGATTGTGGTACATGGGATGGCGGGAGTTGGGAAAACCACCCTAGTTGAAGAAATTGCAAGATTGGCTAAGGAGGGAAAGCTTTTTGATGCTATAGCAATGGTGACTGTAAAGCAGACTCCAAACATTAAGAAAATACAGGGGGAGATTGCTGATCAGTTAGGGTTGAAATTTGAAGAGGAAAAGGATCGAATTAGGGCTGATCGACTACGTCGAAGGTTAGAGATGGAGAAGAAGGTGTTACTGGTTTTGGATGATGTTTGGAGTAAGCTTGATTTGGAAGCTGTTGGAATTTCTAGTCATCACAAGGGATGTAAGATACTTGCAACTTCTAGAAAGGATGACGTGTTTTTCAATGATTTTGGTAAtcagaaaaatatatatatcaatattctgTCAAAAAAAGAAGCAAGGGATTTTTTCAACAAGGTGGCATGTGATTCTGTTGAATCTTCTGATGATACTGATCCTGAAATGGAAGCTGTTGCTACTGAATTGGCAGATGAATGTGGAGGATTGCCACTTTCTCTTGCAACTGTTGGACAAGCCTTAAAAGGTAAAGGGCTTCCAAGTTGGAATGATGCCTTGCAAGGAATGAAGTTTCCTGGTGAACCCAGTAACTATGGGGTGAATAAAGTGGCATATTTGTCTCTGAAAGTGAGTTATAAATCTCTAAACACAGATGAAGCCAGATCATTATTCTTACTATGTAGCTTGTTTCCAGAAGATTATCAAATTAACATCAAATACTTGTTGATGTATGCCATGGGTTTGGGGTTATTAAACGCCATGAGTTCTCTAGCAATGGCAAAATGGAGAATACTTTCTTTGGTTGATGAGCTCAAAACTTCTCACTTGTTGCTTGATGGGGCTGATAGCGATTTTGTGAAAATGCACGATATAGTTCGAGACACAGCAATTTTGATTGCGTCGAAAATGAAGTCCAAATATTTGGTTAGACATGGTGCTGGAGAGAGTTTGTGGCCCCCAATGGATGAGTTCAAAGATTACACTGCAATCTCATTAGATTGCAGTGATCACTCGGAACTCCCAGAATTTATATGTCCACAGCTTAGATTCTTATTACTGGTAGGAAAAAGAACATCTTTGCGATTACCTGAAAAGTTTTTTGCAGGTATGCAGGAACTAAGAGTTTTAGATCTCACTGGCTTATGTATTCAGCGGCTTCCACCATCAATCGACCAACTGGTAAATCTTCAAACACTGTGTTTAGATGACTGTGTTTTGCCAGACATGTCTATAGTTGGTGAATTGAAAAAGCTTGAAATTCTTAGCTTGAGAGCATCTGATATTATTGCACTTCCTAGAGTAATTGGGGAACTTACCAATTTGAAGATGTTGAATTTGTCTGATTGTTCTAAACTCAAGGTGATCCCTGGTAACCTGTTATCTAGGTTGACAGGGTTGTCTGAGCTATACATGGACAATAGTTTTAAACATTGGAATGTAGGACAGGTGGAAGGTTATGTTAATGCAAGGATTTCTGAATTAGACAACCTGCCACGGCTGACCACTCTACATGTGCATATTCCAAATCCCACCATTCTACCAAATGCCTCTGTCTTTAGAAAATTGAGTGGTTACAGAATACTAATTGGAGATGGATGGGATTGGTCTGGCAATTATGAAACTTCAAGGACCTTGAAACTCAAGCTTGATAGTAGCATTCAGAGAGAGGATGCAATTCAAGCACTTCTAGAGAATATTGAAGATCTGTATCTAGATGAATTAGAAAGTGTCAAGAATATTCTATTCAGTCTAGGCTATAAAGGCTTTCCGAAATTGAAATGTTTACGTGTCAAAAACAATGGTGAAATTGTGACGGTTGTCAACTCGGATACCATGCATCATCCACACAGTGCCTTTCCATTGTTGGAGTCCTTATTTCTGAAAAATTTAGCTGAACTTGGAAGCATTTGTCGTGGAAAGCTTCCACAAATGTCCTTCCGTAACTTGAAAAGAGTAAAAGTTGAAAGTTGTGACagattaaaatttgttttcccATCTTTCATGGTCAGAGGCCTTATACATCTTCAAAGCCTCGAGATTAGTGAATGTGGCATCATAGAAACTATAGTTTCGAAAAGCAAAGAAACAGAAATGCAAATCAATGGTGATAAGTGGGATAAGAACATGATTGAGTTTCCTGAATTGCGTTCTCTGGTACTTCAACATCTCCCAGCGCTTATGGGTTTCTATTGTCATGATTGCATAACGGTGCCTTCAACTAAAGTGGATTCACGTCAAACAATTTTTACTATTGAACCTAGTTTTCTTCCACTTCTCAGTCAACAG GTTTCCTTCCCCAAATTGGAGACATTAAAATTACATGCTTTGGAATCGGGAAAGATATGGCAGGATCAACTTCCTTCTAGCTTTTATGGCGTTAAGAATCTAACTTCTTTGAGTCTGGAGGGTTGTGCTTCAGTAAAATATTTAATGACAATCACTGTGGCTAAAAGCCTTGTGAATCTTGAACGCCTCGAACTAAACGACTGTAAGTTGATGAAAGCTATAATCATTTCAGAAGATCAAGATCTGGACAACAATTACCCTTCCAAATCTATCTTGCAGAGCAAG GATGTTTTTCCGAACCTGGAGTCCCTCTTAATCTCTCGCATGGATGCTTTGGAGACATTATGGGTCAATGAAGCTGCTTCAGGATCCTTCACAAAGCTGAAAAAAGTGGACATCAGACATTGCAAAAAACTAGAGACAATCTTTCCAAATTACATGCTGAACAGAGTGACAAATCTCGAGAGATTAAACGTTACAGATTGCAGTTCCCTAGTGGAGATATTTCAAGTGAAGAAAATCCCAGTTATCAATGCCAACCAAGTAACAGCCGTTGGAGCTAACCATTTGAAAGAGTTGAAGCTGCTTCGTCTACCTAAGCTAAAGCACATATGGAGCTCGGATCCACACAAATTCTTAAGCTATCCATCTCTCCAACTTGTTCATACAATTCATTGTCAAAGCCTTTTGAATCTCTTCCCTGTATCCATAGCTAAGGATCTTGTACGACTTGAAGTGCTTAAAATACAGTTCTGTGGAGTTGAGGAAATTGTTGCTAAACGAGGAGATGATGGAGATGGAGATGATGATGCGTCGTTTGTGTTGAGTGGGTTGACATCATTGACTCTTTGGAATTTGTTCGAGTTCAAGAGGTTTTATCCAGGGAGATATACTTTAGAATGTCCATCATTGACAGCGCTAGATGTACGCCACTGCAAATCATTCAAGTTGATGGAAGGAACTTTGGAAAATTCATCATCAATCTCATCCGCGGTTGAAAAG GTAGGAGATGAGCAATCTTCACTGAGAGGGGAGTTAGAAAGAAGAGAATCAAATGTGTTAAAGGAGACATCCACAAGGAAAGAAGAAATAACAACCATTGTGCAAGATGTAGTTGAAGCTGAGTTAAGTGAATTAAGAGCTCAATTACAAGCTCTTGTGGTAGGTCAAAATCAACTGATGGAACGCTTAGCCCAACTTACAACAATTTCTCATGAACCTCTCTCAAAGTGA